A region of Candidatus Nezhaarchaeota archaeon DNA encodes the following proteins:
- a CDS encoding sodium:solute symporter family protein, with protein MNPIIVLLSISVFFAACLAIAHYGKLKTGRTVEEFFIAGRSIGSFIAALTYSATTYSAFMMVGLVGLTAIHGVGALGFELVYMMGLMLAVAFGLRFYAAGKRWGLVTPAQLLSVRYGSSVLGLVTALLYHVFLIPYMSIQLIGAGVLLNGITKGAIPFEVGVLTLATVVFVYTIWGGMRAVAWTDALQALLMLTSSLLMLFIAFQLAGGIGSVFTKLLQEPEILSVPGPYNYFTITTFISLTVPWFFFSVSNPQVVQRFYIPKSVKALKNMLRGFLIFGFTYTIIVTMLGLIAHILVPWVKDQNMVTPTLLTMVPEPIAILVLIGILAASISTLDSILLTLSSEFAINVVRTVKPSCSELTALRAGRAFMSVILVAIIFFSFTRGPIVQLAVTSSSWLLQLVPAFIAALVWSRANKISACLSIASGVVVMASLTLLGVHPLGVDPGIWGLMVATIAMIVPSLVLKADERGIAFKRALNEELKKLLK; from the coding sequence GTGAACCCTATCATAGTCTTGCTTTCAATATCAGTCTTCTTCGCGGCATGCCTTGCTATAGCCCACTACGGCAAGCTTAAGACGGGGAGGACTGTAGAGGAATTCTTCATAGCTGGCAGGAGCATAGGCAGCTTCATAGCAGCCCTAACTTACTCAGCAACAACTTACAGTGCGTTTATGATGGTTGGCTTGGTTGGGCTGACAGCGATACATGGCGTTGGAGCATTGGGCTTTGAGCTGGTCTACATGATGGGCTTAATGCTAGCCGTAGCTTTTGGCTTAAGGTTCTACGCTGCAGGTAAGAGATGGGGGCTGGTGACACCTGCTCAGCTACTCTCTGTCAGATATGGGAGCTCAGTCCTAGGCCTTGTGACGGCATTACTCTACCACGTGTTCCTCATACCCTACATGTCGATCCAGTTAATAGGGGCAGGTGTTCTCTTAAATGGTATAACTAAGGGAGCCATACCGTTCGAAGTTGGCGTTTTAACCCTTGCTACCGTAGTTTTTGTTTACACTATATGGGGGGGCATGAGGGCTGTGGCATGGACTGATGCCCTGCAAGCCCTCCTAATGCTAACATCATCGCTGCTAATGTTGTTCATAGCTTTTCAGTTAGCAGGCGGTATAGGCTCAGTCTTCACTAAACTGCTTCAAGAACCAGAGATCCTAAGCGTTCCTGGACCATATAACTACTTCACCATAACGACCTTCATAAGCCTGACGGTCCCATGGTTCTTCTTCTCAGTATCAAACCCTCAGGTAGTCCAAAGGTTTTACATACCCAAGTCGGTTAAAGCCCTTAAGAACATGCTTAGGGGCTTCCTAATATTTGGGTTCACGTACACGATCATAGTGACCATGTTAGGGCTAATAGCTCACATTCTCGTACCTTGGGTTAAAGACCAGAACATGGTTACACCAACGCTCCTAACCATGGTACCAGAACCAATAGCGATACTGGTCTTGATAGGTATATTGGCAGCCAGCATCTCGACCCTCGACTCAATACTGCTAACCCTAAGTTCAGAATTCGCAATCAACGTGGTGAGGACCGTCAAGCCAAGTTGCAGTGAGCTCACGGCCCTGAGAGCTGGCAGAGCCTTCATGAGCGTGATACTGGTGGCAATAATATTCTTCTCGTTTACTAGAGGTCCAATAGTTCAGTTAGCCGTAACGTCGTCAAGCTGGCTTCTACAGCTCGTGCCAGCCTTTATAGCAGCCTTAGTTTGGAGTCGAGCCAACAAGATATCAGCATGCTTAAGCATAGCATCCGGGGTGGTAGTGATGGCCTCATTGACCCTCCTAGGCGTTCATCCACTAGGGGTGGATCCAGGCATATGGGGTCTTATGGTAGCCACCATAGCCATGATAGTCCCATCCCTAGTCCTAAAAGCTGATGAGAGGGGAATAGCTTTCAAGAGAGCCCTCAATGAGGAATTAAAAAAGTTGCTTAAGTGA
- a CDS encoding ABC transporter substrate-binding protein: MAQEAITRFLMRRGSRGALQSEIHEVTGFSKSTVSYFLSKLEAEGKITRRRESNLGYRVWLKGFESSGKLIKVGIVRATEYPFIFELSSKLENEGFSVYVRAYDNGIALMSDLVSCRVDAGFSPLITQLMFYAVSQGCFKIVPMGVSGGGSIMLRANVNLSDVKRAGSTMASTMDACLRAYLRDQGMDDVDVIYFNSPVSMMEALDRGDVQMLSIWEPYSSILRAKGHERVAKFTDYLGDFPCCLLAVKPIDNIYDSIIDATREVLSRSNYSAEVAKLSNMLNVDRKLVERSIREYVFYPEFKSKDIEKYLKNVGLELPISWVTRSSK; encoded by the coding sequence ATGGCTCAGGAAGCTATAACGAGGTTTCTAATGAGGAGGGGGTCTAGAGGGGCACTTCAATCAGAGATTCATGAGGTAACGGGCTTCTCAAAATCTACAGTTTCATACTTTTTATCTAAGTTGGAGGCTGAAGGTAAGATTACGAGGAGGAGAGAGTCGAATCTTGGTTATAGAGTCTGGCTTAAGGGTTTTGAGTCTAGTGGTAAGCTTATTAAAGTAGGGATAGTGAGGGCTACTGAGTACCCATTCATCTTTGAGCTTAGCTCTAAGCTTGAAAATGAGGGTTTTAGCGTCTATGTGAGGGCTTACGACAATGGAATTGCACTCATGAGTGACCTGGTCTCATGTAGGGTAGATGCTGGCTTCTCACCGCTCATAACTCAGCTAATGTTCTACGCCGTCTCTCAGGGATGTTTTAAGATTGTTCCGATGGGTGTTAGTGGCGGTGGTAGCATAATGCTGAGGGCTAATGTCAATCTCAGCGACGTGAAGAGAGCTGGTTCAACAATGGCTTCAACCATGGATGCCTGTCTTAGAGCATACTTGAGGGATCAAGGCATGGATGATGTTGACGTCATCTACTTTAACTCTCCGGTCTCGATGATGGAGGCTCTTGATAGAGGCGACGTTCAGATGTTAAGTATATGGGAGCCGTACTCCAGTATCCTCAGAGCGAAGGGGCATGAGAGAGTAGCTAAATTCACCGACTATCTTGGTGACTTTCCTTGCTGCCTGCTTGCTGTTAAGCCCATCGATAACATTTATGACTCGATAATTGATGCGACGAGAGAGGTGTTATCGAGAAGCAATTACTCGGCTGAGGTCGCTAAGCTAAGTAACATGTTGAATGTTGATCGGAAGCTTGTTGAAAGGAGCATTAGAGAGTATGTTTTCTACCCGGAATTTAAGAGTAAGGACATTGAGAAATACTTGAAGAATGTTGGCCTCGAACTGCCAATCTCGTGGGTAACGAGAAGCTCAAAGTGA
- a CDS encoding thymidylate synthase, protein MPLLVRAKSIYDAWFKAVIAVLDHGSWTTKEDSRILEVEDLVLYVEDLSRPSRHPEVLDKVGCLSPSRLEAYVKQFLSSDKMGFTYTYGERLRAYSCPNCGSVFDQISFIKEKLTKFPGTNQAVVVLYNPLKDSDSTRHNDPPCWNWAQFRLRSNELHVTAVFRSHDYIKALYPNLYAVSTIAEEVYPKGPRELTLLSSSAHIYESDYKAAEKYVGQFRLIYKV, encoded by the coding sequence ATGCCGTTGCTGGTAAGAGCAAAGAGCATTTATGATGCATGGTTTAAGGCGGTCATAGCGGTATTGGACCATGGCTCCTGGACAACAAAGGAGGATTCGAGGATCTTAGAGGTTGAGGATTTAGTCCTCTATGTTGAGGACTTGTCAAGACCATCTAGACACCCTGAGGTCCTTGATAAAGTTGGCTGTTTAAGTCCAAGTCGGCTTGAAGCCTACGTAAAACAGTTCCTTTCTTCAGATAAGATGGGCTTCACTTATACATACGGTGAGAGGCTTAGAGCATATTCTTGCCCTAACTGCGGCTCGGTATTTGATCAAATCTCCTTCATTAAGGAGAAGCTTACAAAGTTTCCAGGTACGAATCAAGCAGTTGTCGTCCTCTACAACCCCCTTAAAGACTCTGATAGCACTAGACACAATGATCCTCCATGCTGGAATTGGGCTCAGTTTAGGTTGAGAAGTAATGAGTTGCATGTAACGGCGGTGTTTAGAAGCCATGACTACATTAAAGCCCTCTACCCTAACCTTTACGCCGTATCGACCATAGCCGAGGAAGTTTATCCAAAGGGACCTAGAGAATTAACGCTCCTCTCTTCAAGCGCCCACATCTATGAGAGCGACTATAAAGCTGCAGAAAAGTATGTGGGTCAATTCCGGTTGATCTACAAGGTGTGA
- a CDS encoding creatininase family protein: MKALRLAELSWIELKKLIDEGLDTVFVPVGTVEAHGKHLPLGTDFYIAERIAEIMCSKVGGVMAPTVPYGVTRSLIGYPGSLTLTSNTFKLLIKEVAVALGRKGFKFIIFVNGHGGNTDYIKEAIREAYLEVGVKGVLVDWWIAAKSVIEKHYPVGHGHALAEETAALMATRPDLLKRELYDEEDYVTYQEGFWAYPLPASALAYKKEKPEIDFDLDKAIKFLNEVGEYLANEVKRVIEKWRKIG, encoded by the coding sequence ATGAAGGCTTTAAGACTCGCGGAGCTATCTTGGATTGAGCTTAAAAAGCTAATTGATGAAGGTTTAGACACAGTTTTCGTGCCCGTCGGAACCGTGGAGGCACATGGTAAGCATTTACCCCTAGGCACCGACTTCTACATTGCGGAGAGGATAGCTGAGATCATGTGTTCTAAGGTTGGCGGTGTCATGGCCCCAACAGTTCCTTATGGTGTTACGAGGAGCTTAATAGGGTATCCTGGCTCTCTCACCTTGACCTCTAACACGTTTAAGCTACTGATAAAGGAGGTCGCTGTAGCTTTAGGGAGAAAAGGGTTTAAGTTCATTATCTTCGTTAATGGTCATGGAGGCAATACGGACTACATAAAAGAGGCTATAAGAGAGGCTTACCTTGAAGTCGGCGTTAAGGGGGTACTAGTAGATTGGTGGATCGCAGCTAAAAGCGTAATTGAGAAGCATTATCCAGTCGGTCATGGCCACGCACTAGCTGAAGAGACTGCAGCACTCATGGCTACAAGACCCGACCTCTTAAAGAGGGAGCTTTATGACGAGGAAGACTACGTCACATACCAGGAGGGCTTCTGGGCTTACCCGTTACCTGCTTCAGCGTTGGCTTATAAGAAGGAGAAGCCAGAGATCGATTTTGACCTTGATAAGGCTATTAAGTTCCTTAATGAAGTCGGTGAGTATCTAGCAAATGAGGTGAAGAGAGTAATTGAAAAGTGGAGAAAAATCGGATGA
- a CDS encoding aspartate aminotransferase family protein, whose translation MELPYEEELRKLSHSEAPKIVTEEVPGPKAKEILKKVYELETVTLLAPYIIPFVWYEARGATIMDPDGNIFIDMTAGVAVNAVGHSHPEVVEVIKNQAEKLMHTVDMPNPRRIELIEELSKIAPGEMKDNVRVALAMSGSDAAEMCLKFARWYTKRAEIIAFHGGYHGITTGALSLTTNPAYKKGLPPLVPGIHFAPYAYCYRCAFRQKGYPDCDLQCARYVEDLLTKPGMGLTDTPAAIIMEPVQGEGGYVVPPGEFVKWVWKVCREKDVVFIDDEVQSGFCRTGKWFAVEHWDITPDLLNLGKALGGDFPVAAVVGLRKVMDKLPKTSQPVTFAGNALGCAVALKNIELMKRYRLDERAAKLGNHFMRMLRELENESKIVGEVRGLGLMIGVEIVKDKGTRQPMDLENMIWLVHKMRDKGVLALICGRWGQVVRFMPPLIITRDMLDKAYEIFKDSIKELERKL comes from the coding sequence ATGGAGTTACCCTACGAGGAGGAGCTTCGTAAATTATCTCACTCCGAAGCCCCTAAAATTGTGACTGAAGAAGTTCCAGGACCTAAAGCTAAAGAGATTTTAAAGAAGGTTTACGAGCTTGAAACGGTAACACTCTTAGCACCATACATAATACCCTTCGTGTGGTATGAAGCTCGTGGAGCAACAATAATGGACCCTGATGGTAACATATTCATCGACATGACTGCTGGCGTGGCTGTGAACGCTGTCGGTCACAGTCACCCTGAGGTTGTTGAGGTAATAAAGAATCAAGCGGAGAAGTTAATGCACACCGTTGACATGCCAAATCCAAGGAGGATTGAGCTAATAGAAGAGCTTTCTAAGATCGCTCCTGGAGAGATGAAGGATAATGTCAGAGTTGCACTTGCTATGAGTGGTAGTGATGCAGCCGAGATGTGCCTTAAGTTTGCTAGATGGTATACTAAGAGAGCTGAGATAATAGCCTTCCACGGAGGGTATCACGGCATAACAACAGGAGCGCTATCCCTTACAACAAACCCAGCATATAAGAAAGGGCTCCCACCACTCGTACCCGGTATACACTTTGCCCCCTATGCCTACTGTTACAGATGCGCCTTTAGGCAGAAGGGTTACCCGGATTGCGACTTACAATGCGCCAGGTACGTTGAGGACCTACTAACGAAGCCGGGCATGGGCCTTACAGATACCCCAGCAGCCATCATAATGGAGCCAGTTCAAGGGGAAGGTGGCTACGTGGTACCACCAGGCGAGTTTGTTAAGTGGGTGTGGAAGGTTTGTAGAGAAAAGGATGTGGTATTCATAGATGATGAAGTTCAAAGCGGCTTCTGTCGTACAGGTAAGTGGTTTGCTGTTGAACACTGGGACATAACCCCAGATCTCTTAAACCTGGGCAAAGCCTTAGGAGGAGACTTTCCAGTAGCTGCAGTTGTTGGACTGAGAAAGGTGATGGACAAGCTACCAAAAACATCTCAGCCCGTAACATTCGCTGGTAATGCTTTGGGGTGTGCCGTGGCTCTAAAGAACATAGAGCTGATGAAGAGGTATAGGCTCGATGAGAGAGCCGCTAAGTTAGGAAATCACTTCATGAGGATGCTAAGGGAGCTTGAGAACGAGTCTAAGATAGTCGGTGAGGTTAGAGGTCTGGGACTAATGATAGGCGTGGAGATTGTTAAGGATAAAGGCACAAGACAACCAATGGACCTTGAGAACATGATATGGCTAGTACATAAAATGAGGGATAAGGGTGTGTTAGCACTTATATGTGGTAGGTGGGGCCAGGTAGTTAGGTTCATGCCCCCACTCATAATAACTAGGGACATGCTAGATAAGGCGTACGAGATCTTTAAGGACTCAATTAAGGAGCTTGAGCGCAAACTGTAG
- a CDS encoding Lrp/AsnC family transcriptional regulator → MGSVEVDDIDLKIMEILKSNGRASYKEIAEKVGLGIATVYKRIKRLEGLGIIKGYTTIIDESKLGKSIVGYVGIEVRPADTNKVLEELLKMDEVVEIATVTGTFDILVKVRVKSLNELWNFIYVKTPKIKEILKTTTMIAVDLVKDELRGQGLIRSTTSMV, encoded by the coding sequence ATGGGATCAGTTGAAGTTGATGACATAGATCTTAAGATAATGGAGATACTTAAGAGTAACGGTAGAGCTTCATATAAGGAGATAGCAGAGAAAGTGGGGTTAGGTATCGCAACTGTTTATAAGAGGATTAAGAGGCTTGAGGGCCTCGGTATAATAAAGGGCTATACTACTATAATAGATGAGTCTAAGTTGGGTAAGAGCATTGTGGGCTATGTAGGTATTGAAGTTCGACCAGCTGATACGAATAAGGTTTTGGAAGAACTTCTTAAAATGGATGAGGTTGTTGAAATTGCAACCGTGACGGGGACGTTCGACATTCTCGTCAAGGTTAGAGTTAAGAGCTTAAATGAGCTTTGGAACTTCATCTACGTTAAGACTCCCAAGATAAAGGAAATACTTAAGACAACAACTATGATAGCTGTTGATCTCGTTAAGGATGAGTTGAGAGGTCAAGGTTTAATACGATCAACTACAAGCATGGTATAA
- a CDS encoding Lrp/AsnC ligand binding domain-containing protein, with the protein MSRAKVPEEVLAYVCISIHPREHYPRVVNNITKMDLVKEVYGVTGEYDLLIKLQSKSIREFSEILGIIGSMTGVAKTYTMLVVDRIKP; encoded by the coding sequence ATGAGTAGGGCTAAAGTTCCTGAAGAGGTTTTAGCCTATGTTTGCATAAGCATTCACCCAAGGGAGCACTATCCAAGAGTTGTTAACAACATAACTAAGATGGACTTAGTTAAGGAGGTTTATGGCGTTACCGGGGAATACGACCTCCTCATAAAGCTTCAAAGTAAGTCCATAAGAGAGTTTAGTGAGATTTTGGGGATAATAGGCTCAATGACTGGTGTCGCAAAGACTTATACCATGCTTGTAGTTGATCGTATTAAACCTTGA
- a CDS encoding APC family permease: MVEGELKRALGFWTTWAMCLGLVTCSTTLMTLSLGFGDLGAGFTGTHVLALAFIILVCLAFSELATTYPKASSVELYTSMALGRVAGVSVGLWYGFKDIFGFPAQSTLAGIILEHFFPQMPWWSWAILVLTIFMITNMLGIIVAGYTQLALLIIMIGSYLAMAIIGFTIGKPNWNYLTETLLSPPASELYPGTPAGLPSVAVLMLAAVWLFIGMEVAAPLVEEIKNPSRTVPLAMITSMITLFAVEQFLGLSWAASVPREILLSEPYHVGAAEYLIGLAGGVWFAIISLLATGTTINSVMAGATRVLYGMSREGYLPKVFGWLHPRFRTPWGSLIILYVLMLLVIGSAVAFLGLEAPFNLALSCCFVFLLIYLFMFINVIALRIKRPQDPRPFRMGGPSKAPILAVIGIISTLFILVYTVAPPYGNLNILIYGGVYSIVLFLIALAIYYVRAPKTVQAS; the protein is encoded by the coding sequence TTGGTTGAAGGTGAGCTTAAGAGAGCACTAGGCTTTTGGACTACATGGGCCATGTGTCTGGGTCTCGTCACTTGCTCAACAACATTAATGACTCTAAGCTTAGGTTTCGGAGACCTAGGTGCTGGCTTTACAGGTACTCACGTACTTGCCTTAGCCTTCATCATACTGGTCTGCTTAGCCTTCTCTGAATTAGCAACGACGTATCCAAAAGCAAGTAGCGTGGAGCTATACACAAGCATGGCTCTGGGGAGAGTTGCAGGAGTAAGTGTTGGACTATGGTATGGGTTCAAGGACATCTTTGGCTTCCCAGCACAATCAACTCTTGCAGGAATAATACTAGAGCACTTCTTCCCACAAATGCCATGGTGGAGCTGGGCCATTTTAGTCTTAACGATATTCATGATAACAAACATGCTCGGGATAATAGTAGCTGGCTACACTCAATTAGCACTGCTTATAATCATGATTGGCTCGTACTTAGCAATGGCCATAATAGGCTTCACTATTGGTAAGCCCAACTGGAATTATTTAACCGAGACTTTACTCTCTCCACCTGCCTCAGAGCTTTATCCCGGGACTCCCGCAGGCCTTCCAAGTGTTGCTGTACTAATGCTCGCAGCTGTGTGGCTTTTCATAGGAATGGAGGTCGCTGCGCCATTAGTGGAGGAAATTAAAAATCCAAGTAGAACCGTACCCTTGGCTATGATCACATCAATGATAACACTCTTCGCAGTTGAACAATTCTTAGGGCTATCATGGGCCGCATCAGTCCCACGAGAAATCCTTCTTAGTGAACCTTACCACGTGGGCGCTGCGGAGTATTTAATCGGACTTGCAGGAGGAGTATGGTTTGCTATAATAAGCTTACTCGCAACTGGAACAACAATAAACTCGGTTATGGCTGGGGCTACGAGAGTGTTATACGGAATGTCTAGAGAGGGATATCTGCCCAAGGTATTTGGCTGGCTTCACCCAAGGTTTAGGACTCCATGGGGCTCATTAATAATACTCTACGTACTCATGTTATTGGTAATAGGATCAGCTGTAGCTTTCTTGGGGCTGGAAGCACCATTTAACTTAGCATTATCCTGTTGCTTCGTATTTCTATTGATTTACTTATTCATGTTTATAAACGTCATAGCACTAAGAATAAAGAGACCTCAAGATCCAAGACCTTTCAGGATGGGAGGACCTTCTAAAGCTCCAATACTAGCTGTCATAGGGATCATATCAACACTATTCATCCTGGTATACACGGTAGCACCACCCTATGGAAATCTCAACATCCTCATTTATGGAGGAGTATACTCCATAGTGCTATTCTTAATTGCCCTAGCGATATACTATGTGAGAGCACCAAAGACGGTCCAGGCCTCATGA
- the ala gene encoding alanine dehydrogenase → MHETLILTDEEVKEVLSMPEVLNAVEEAFREKGLGRVQMPPKMYIFYRKYDGDLRVMPSYLEHLDVSAVKIVNAHPQNRYRFGLPMVMAVVVLVDPKSGFPISIMGASWLTAMRTGAAGGLAAKYLAREDSETICFIGAGVQAKTQLMALSLVLRNIKKVKVYDLIEEASRGFASYATSMMKGLEVEVCKSPRGAVDGADLIVTTTPSREPIVMYEWISKGVHFNCIGADAPGKQEVDPTILLRAKIVVDDMEQAIHGGEINVPIAKGMLRRDQIYGELGEIVAGIKRGRESRDEITLFTSTGLAIQDAVTAKLAYEKAVSRKLGRKLRLVV, encoded by the coding sequence TTGCATGAAACCTTGATCTTAACTGATGAAGAGGTTAAAGAGGTTTTATCGATGCCTGAAGTACTTAACGCTGTTGAGGAGGCATTTAGAGAGAAGGGGCTTGGTAGAGTGCAAATGCCTCCTAAGATGTACATCTTTTACAGGAAGTATGACGGAGACTTAAGGGTTATGCCTTCATACCTTGAGCATCTTGACGTATCAGCAGTTAAAATTGTGAATGCTCACCCACAGAATAGGTATAGGTTTGGGCTGCCGATGGTTATGGCTGTCGTCGTGCTTGTAGACCCTAAATCAGGTTTCCCCATATCGATAATGGGGGCCAGCTGGCTCACAGCTATGAGGACTGGTGCTGCTGGTGGCTTAGCGGCCAAATACCTTGCCCGTGAAGATTCGGAGACTATATGTTTCATTGGTGCTGGGGTTCAAGCTAAGACTCAATTGATGGCTTTAAGCCTTGTGCTTAGGAACATTAAGAAGGTTAAGGTTTACGACTTAATTGAAGAGGCTTCTAGAGGTTTTGCTAGCTATGCTACGAGCATGATGAAGGGGCTAGAGGTGGAGGTGTGCAAGTCTCCAAGAGGTGCTGTTGATGGTGCTGATTTAATTGTCACGACCACCCCATCGAGGGAGCCAATTGTAATGTATGAGTGGATTAGTAAAGGGGTTCACTTCAACTGCATAGGAGCTGATGCTCCTGGCAAGCAGGAGGTTGACCCCACAATCTTACTAAGAGCAAAGATAGTGGTTGATGATATGGAGCAAGCGATACATGGTGGTGAGATCAACGTTCCTATAGCGAAGGGCATGCTCAGGAGAGATCAAATATATGGAGAGTTAGGTGAGATAGTGGCAGGGATTAAGAGGGGCAGAGAGTCAAGGGATGAGATAACGCTCTTCACATCTACAGGGCTGGCCATACAGGATGCCGTCACGGCTAAGTTAGCTTATGAGAAAGCAGTATCAAGGAAATTAGGAAGGAAATTGAGGCTCGTGGTATGA
- a CDS encoding AMP-binding protein, with amino-acid sequence MVKFTSSIKDIEEIQLERLKWTFNQALKSRLYRNKLEGIEIRSLRDLSRLPFTTKRDLISSYPYGSLAIDLSEVRLILSSSGTTGTPVLTFYSSRDYELWMERLVRNLKLVGIGKGDVFVNTSNQALFTGRGYTDAALLVGATLIPVGPASPERHLKIMAELGVTSFHAIPSFAVKMANMAKDNNLTNRLKLRKAILGAEMWSEATRRRIEEGLNVVTYDNYGVAELGGPGIAIECHDRDGLHVWADHYIVEVIDPRSGEQLSEGGEGELVITSLTREAMPMIRYRTGDITKLMPSDCSCGLRTPKISRIKGRLDDMVKVRGISLYPKAVEEVVSSIPELTGEYQIVLSGFDDITVRVEVKKCVTNIDHVKTVLRDKIKEATMLNVNIELMEEGKIMYEGKARRVMDLRRL; translated from the coding sequence GTGGTCAAGTTTACTTCTTCAATTAAGGACATAGAAGAGATACAGCTGGAGAGACTTAAGTGGACTTTTAATCAAGCCTTAAAGAGCCGGCTGTATAGGAACAAGCTTGAGGGCATTGAAATAAGATCCCTCCGTGACCTATCTAGACTTCCGTTCACCACTAAGCGTGACCTCATATCATCGTACCCCTACGGCTCACTAGCTATTGACCTCAGCGAAGTGCGGTTAATACTATCGTCGTCTGGTACAACTGGAACACCTGTCCTGACGTTCTACAGTAGTAGAGACTACGAGCTTTGGATGGAGAGGCTGGTAAGGAATCTTAAACTAGTTGGGATAGGTAAAGGCGACGTCTTCGTAAACACGTCGAATCAAGCTCTCTTTACCGGGAGAGGGTATACCGATGCAGCACTATTAGTGGGTGCAACCTTAATTCCTGTGGGTCCAGCGTCACCTGAAAGACATTTGAAGATAATGGCGGAGCTTGGAGTTACATCATTCCATGCAATACCATCATTTGCAGTAAAGATGGCAAACATGGCTAAGGACAATAACTTGACCAACAGGTTGAAGTTAAGGAAAGCCATCTTAGGGGCTGAGATGTGGAGTGAGGCTACAAGAAGAAGGATAGAGGAGGGTCTAAATGTAGTGACCTACGATAACTATGGAGTCGCGGAGCTTGGAGGGCCCGGAATAGCCATCGAGTGTCACGATAGGGATGGGTTACACGTATGGGCTGATCACTACATAGTAGAGGTCATAGATCCAAGAAGCGGTGAACAGTTGAGTGAAGGAGGAGAAGGGGAGCTAGTCATAACGTCTCTAACTAGGGAGGCCATGCCCATGATCAGGTATAGGACAGGCGACATAACTAAACTCATGCCTAGTGACTGCTCATGCGGTCTTAGGACCCCCAAGATATCTAGGATTAAGGGGAGGCTTGATGACATGGTTAAGGTTCGGGGTATAAGCCTATATCCTAAAGCGGTAGAGGAGGTCGTTTCAAGCATACCAGAGCTGACAGGCGAGTACCAAATAGTACTTTCAGGTTTTGATGACATAACAGTGAGGGTTGAGGTGAAGAAGTGCGTTACGAATATTGACCACGTGAAGACGGTACTAAGGGATAAAATAAAGGAGGCTACAATGCTCAACGTAAATATAGAATTGATGGAAGAGGGCAAAATAATGTATGAAGGAAAGGCTAGAAGAGTTATGGATCTAAGGCGCCTCTAA